TATATAGAAGCATGCATGTAAAAATATTTTTCCATGCAAGTGGTAGCATATATAGCACATAATCTACAAACtttaaaaaactaatttaatgTGTCCAAACATGTGTTAAATCAATTAATTTTGTTGTAGTGGAAATTCACTGGAAGAATAAATCaagaaacatggaaaataaacCTGCAGCGAAGTATTCAGGGGCTGTATAGCCTTCGGTGCCAGTTATTTGACTTGTTACATGACTCCAATCGCCTGATGGGTCAGCCTTTGCCAAACCAAAGACTGAGAGTTTCACGTTATAGTCCTACAAACAAATTGCGAAGATAAAAAGTGGATGAGCATATAAAACATGATAATCATAACAAAGCTTAGAGGTGATTCATTATAAGTCGTAGATATATAATACCATATCTAGCAGGACATTAGAAGATTTGAAGTCACAATATATAATTTTTGATTGGGAAGCATGCAAGAAAGCGAGCCCTTGAGCAACCTCCACTGCAACTTTAAGCCTAAGTGCCCATGAAAAAGGTTCTCCACCACCTGAACATACACACGAATATTTGTAAAGACAAATGTATATATGATTATGAAAATGGTGtaggctacccttcggtcttTATTAAACGTACGTCTAAAAAGATGATGCTCCAAGCTGCCTCCAGGCATAAATTCAGATACCAACAACCTATTTTCGCCTTCATAGCAGAAACCAATAAGATTGACTAAATTTCGATGATGAAGTCCACCAAGATATGAAACATCTGACTGCAAACAAGTATTTGAACTTAGAACGACAACTATTAATAAGCAATGAACAAATAAATCTTATTGTTATGGAGAATAAAAACGCACCAACCACTCCATATGGCCTTGAAAACCTAAGCGCTTAAGTTTCTTGATGGCAACTGGCATTCCGGATTCGGGTTCTACAGGAGAAAGGGTTTCCTTGTTAAGCCACCCTTCGTATACATAGCCAAATGCACCTTCTCCAAGAAGATAATCGGGAGAAAAGTATTTAGTAGCATTTATAAGCTCACTAAATGCGAACACTTTCAAATGTGGAGAGAGTATCATCTCATCACCATTCCTCGGATTTGGACTTGGCAGATTTTGAGTAAGTTTCTTGGAATCGCTTCTGTAGGGTTCCTTGGCCCCTCCTGCAGTAACAACTTCTGTAAATCCGATAAAATATCAAAAGAAGTGGAAGCTTTCATTAAACAAAGAATACGAAGGTCACAAGATCAGAAAATGTTCATACGAAAATCTACAACAAGAAACGGCTTATGTTTTTAACAACGGTTAGGAATAAATGGAATGCTAGATAATGAAGATTGTTTAGGTAACATGTGGTTAGAAATCTACCTCGTCGTTAGTAATAATTCCAATAGTTTTCTCACAAATGTAGCAGATAAGTTCCTGTTAGAACGCATGATGCTAGATCACACATTTACAACTGAAGCGTTCACAACCAACAAAAACTTTGACAAAGAAATAAGAACACGTATATTATGCAATCCAAGGTGTGAAACCCTGATAGTGTTTTCTAGAAACATTTGCAACTTTAAAAACGACCAACACGATTATCAGAATAGAAAACCAAGTAATTTATCACATTATCTTTTAAACCCTTATTTTCACATCAAGAAGCACCAAAGAAACTTTATATGAACTCCGAATTTGGATCAAGATCGTATCAGCAAAATCTTGAGTAATAGAAATAGCTAATTAAATTACCCAAAACAAACATCTAAGAAAACTTAAAATCTATAATCAGGAGGAATTACCAGAGGCATGGGGTTGAACATATCGATAGTGATTGTCACCATTTCTTCTCGTTCTGCAACAGTTCCCCATTTGTATTTTCAGTTGAAATGAAGCAAGTAGAGGAGAATTGTATGTTTATATTGCGGATTAGAAATGGGATAGTGATCACACAGTTGCTTTCTTCTTCTTCGTCCTCACTGTTCCAATAGTAGGCATTAGGGACGAGTTACGTGAATGGAGATCAAACAATTTCGGTTCAGGAAGTCAAGCTGGCGATGCTGATATACACGTGTCCACCCACCGGTGTATATCATTTTGTAGTTATAGATCAGTAAATACTGTTACCATTAAATTTCTCATTAATTTCATTATCGTTTTTTTCTTCTTAAATATGTAAGCAACACATTAATATTTTATGGTTACGATTCTAGTTAGTCACCTCATATATAGAGTTATTCTCTAAAATACAATAAAAGCTTTTTATCTAAATTTAGATATATAGCTTCCACTATTTCATTTATCCAAAAACAACCATTATTATTGcgaaatcaatgttttaaaaatcggttcTAACTTGTAAATacgctattgatttaaaccctcCGTATTGCTTTGCAAATGGAACTTATTCTTCGAGAAAATACTTTTACATGGAACCGGTTACTTAGAAAGCTCATGAATACATGCTTAGCAATTAAAGCCTCCATATTGTTTTGCgaatggaattttttttttttgtaacattCAAAAAGAATATCTTTTGATAAAGACAATGTAAAAGAAGTTGGTGATGTAGCTTATATGATGGATTATATCCAACTAAGTTGATAAATGATATTCGATTTTGTATAGTTCGTTTAATCATGAATAACGTAGCTCGTTTTATATGGTTTTACGTAGTTGTAGAGAAGACAAACAAGCAGTTGGAAAGGACCCTAACACGTGGGCAATCCTTgtgaattctttttttttttttttttttttttgtgaattttaACCCGTTATAAATCGTTTCTTTTGCATGCGATGGAAATCAAGCAGGTTAAGTAGATTAATGTACTTGTAGTTGTAATATACTGATTTTTACcacaaaatatttcatttttataataagAAAAACCACCAAT
The genomic region above belongs to Lactuca sativa cultivar Salinas chromosome 4, Lsat_Salinas_v11, whole genome shotgun sequence and contains:
- the LOC111905833 gene encoding probable serine/threonine-protein kinase PBL18, whose product is MGNCCRTRRNGDNHYRYVQPHASEVVTAGGAKEPYRSDSKKLTQNLPSPNPRNGDEMILSPHLKVFAFSELINATKYFSPDYLLGEGAFGYVYEGWLNKETLSPVEPESGMPVAIKKLKRLGFQGHMEWLSDVSYLGGLHHRNLVNLIGFCYEGENRLLVSEFMPGGSLEHHLFRRGGEPFSWALRLKVAVEVAQGLAFLHASQSKIIYCDFKSSNVLLDMDYNVKLSVFGLAKADPSGDWSHVTSQITGTEGYTAPEYFAAGRLTTKCDVYSFGIVLLELITGRRAIDYKRVAEEKRLLEWVRTQLRDTKKVFKIMDSRLEGKYSRKAASVVANLALQCCYPEATYRPHMSDVLSILEKIPSPRAFRNKDMSNSKSKINAHSSNGQSNGHDHQHESAADMVHH